A segment of the Arachis hypogaea cultivar Tifrunner chromosome 5, arahy.Tifrunner.gnm2.J5K5, whole genome shotgun sequence genome:
AGGTTTCTTTCTGCTGTTTACTGCTACTtcttatattcttgcaagttatttttcttgtattttgtAAGCAGGTTCCTTTGATTTCATAACTATTGCTAGTGCTTACTTGGTTTCTATATTCTTATTTGTTGTTTTTGGTATGAATtgttcaagaaattcaaaaaggaTGACAAGCAACTTTCAGGAACGAACATAAGCATATCTGCGAAGATCTAATTCTTTACAAAGAGTAAGTTCATGTCTGGTCACTATGGTCATTAACTCTCATTCTCCCAATATACTTAGATACTACACTCTTAAATAATGGACCAATCAATTTGCTATGTATAACGGATATAGATAATAGACTTATGTTCATTACCATGGGCTAGGTGAAAATTGAATCATTGTTGGAATATTAATTAGACTAGGATAAAATTTGTTGTTGTAAACTAAATATGAAtgtgaaaaattaaataattgatctttatttttatattttttcggatgttttttttggtacattttggattttttttgggaTGGTATTATGTGTTTCTATTTAAACAATCTGTGATTTAGTTGTTCTCCTTGCAGAATAGATTGGAAAAATGGACTTATAAGAGCAAAGAGCAACCCACAATTCATGAGggatacatgtttcctatgcttgtTAGCAAGCAATTGGATAATTGGCTAGAGATGAACTTCAAGAAAAGAAGATGGATGATTGTGGCAGAAGTAAAAGAAATTTGTCCTTGGATGAAGGAGGCTTTAGATATATTGGTTTAAAGACAAATTCAATTGTAGATTATAAAAATTATAGGCAAACTTGCTTTCGGAACCTGCAAAGGTgtggaagagcaagaaattaGAAAGGAAATATGAGATTTTGGAATTGAATAAGTCAAAATTCATTATCAActtgtaaaattataatttatgatGGTTGTAACTTGTAATTTGTCCCTGGTAGTTTGTTATATTTCTTTATATATCTGTATTGGTACAATCAAAATGaaagattgaaattgaatattGAATGTAGAATTAGTTGAGAGATGTAGTAAGTAGAAGTGTACAAAATGCAATTCATTCTTTTAATcatttgattattttttgtaaGAATGACAAACAAATATTTAGAAGTGTAACAAAATACTTCTGTCAAGTCTCTTTGGCCAAAAGAGTTTGTGTTTCTTATCATTTGTTACATGTTTAAACATTGAATTATATACAAAACATCAACAAAAACTTTATTCCTATTACTAATGATTAGATTATAAGCATGTCTTAAGATTCAGAGAAGAGTGTATGCTAGTTTAACAATGTTCTTCATATCTCTTAGATTTTTAACAAAATCTTGTAACAAAATTGTGTTTTAAAGTCACATATTACGCTAATGATTAGGAATAGGTCACAATTAGATAGTGTAAGACctagaaattttagaaaaatcttcttaaaagctaattttgatttatttattcattaaatactttaacctcagaaattattttattaaagataattaaagcaaattttgattaattgagtttaaaataaataaaggttttatctgattttataattatcaaattgttttctatatttaaataataaagtttagcaaatataaaataataagaattttatatggctTGATTTAAGTAATTGagatttcgaaatttaatactaatgtttttataaataaaaaaaattaattatataaccttataatttcaattagaaTATTTGATcttaaatcaattagtattttgatacaataaataatattttaaagtaattttagagatttaattagattttaaattaatccaAAATCTCCAAATTTTATCACAAaatcctaattcccaaatcaaaaccctaaatccccaaaACACAACCCTAACCCTAATATTTTTCCCTTTCCCAGCCGCCTTTCCGCCTTTCCCTTTACCTTCACCACGGCACACACTAACACGACACAAAATGCACGCagaaggaagagaagagaaaaaagaaccgCTGCCACGCATCTAGCCTTTTCCGTACCCACCGATCCGTCAAACCCGCTGTACCTCACCGCCGCACAGCTTGTCGTCGTGCCAGCCACCCACAccagaggaggagagagagagatcggGCAGAAAGAAACGCGAAGAGAGAGAAGGATTCGTGCCGCTGCGATCTGCATCATCGTCGTCGCCACCAGCTTCTACCACCGTCGAGGTTGTCCCGAATAGGAGAAGATGAAGCTGCCTATGTCGCCCCCGTGAGGAGCCGTGAGATCCGTCACCGTCATCGTCACAAATGGCACAGCCGTTGTCATTGAACCCAGCCGCCACCATCGCAAGCTCCATCGCCACTGTTGGAGGTGGGTTGCCGAGCCTTTGTCGCCGAAAAGCGGCACTGCCGTAGCTGAGGTCCATTATCAGTAAGGgtttttttagtttgttctctgtTCTTGTGGGTTCCGAAAAGATTATTCATACTGCGTAGTTGTTACAGTTGTCGTACTGAGCTTCTGGGCGCCGGAAACGGTATTGTGGCCGCTGGAACCTTGGTTTGAACCGTTGCCGTTTTGTATGGTCGTTGCTCCTTGGTTATGGTAAGTATTTTCATTTCGGAACCGTTGAAAATTAGTATTCCGTTATGCTTGGCTAGAGATTATGAGGTTTTTGCAACGTAGGGTCATGTTCCAGTTACTACGAGTTGCGATCGAAGCTGCCGCTGCTGCAGGCCAGGAGGAAAAAGGGGTTTTTGACGCGTTCTATAGCTTTCGGGTTTCGACAATCAAGGTAGGggtttttctaaaaatttgattttataatttgaaatttttataaaTGGATATTGATGTGAGGATTTCACTTTTTAGTGATTGTACAAGTCTTATGGATTGTCTGGCTGTTTGGATGGATATGATTGTTGATTTGGACTGAATTATTGATCGATTTTGGTTAAATTGGTAGTGCTAAAgtatttctttaaagttttgaaaATAAGTTTAGTTTGTTAAAAATGATTGAATGTTGGATTGGTTTGAGTTGGAAATGGTTTATTTGGAACCCGAAAAGGGTggtaaagtccaagttttaggggagatgctgtcgaattttcatgaaaattaagattCTATTTTAAAATGTGATTTAGAAAAAGAATGAATTTTTGAGAGGTTCCATTGCTTGgttcttgatttattaagaaatagaTATTTCGAGTTTAATCTATTTGCGGGAAGTTTATGTTTAagattgatttaaatatgaaagaACCTATGTTTTGAAGTTTAATTAAAGAAGTACTTTTGGAAGAATTTTTAGTGGATTTTAGAAGAAATTGAACTTTGATTAATTAAGTTTGTTTTAAAGTActctttaaattttgatttagcaaGATTAAACAATTTCGGGCCTTTGGGAAGGTTACTGATTTAAGAATAAAATGGAATTGATTTGGAACTTAGTATTTTAAACAtgttttggtttttgtttttaAGTCTCTATCTCAATTGACTTCAAATTAAGTAACTATGATTTCAGAGATttctaaagaatttaaaaaaagatgtaggCTATTCTTCCCGAGAGTCTTGAGTCTTTGCCAAGGTTATTAATTGACAACTCTGATTTAAAATAGTTTAACGGATGATTTAAAAAGTGAAATATTTGTGTCTTTTTAAAGAGGATTGATTTTAAAAGAAAAGTGGAATATGAATTTGGAACAATTGAGATATGAGGATTCAGAATTTTGAAACAAAGATGAGTTTGTTTTCTGGTTTTAAAGAAAAAAGTGACTTGTTGCTTGAATGATAATTGATTTTATatgaattgtaatgaagtgcagaaatgattatgaataaatgAATATGTGGCCTTTGCACTTCTTTtatttgagatacgagtttccctgggtaaagtaccgtagcttgccaccacgtgtttcaggttaagactcgatactctgttgaccttacgacgtaagggtgaccgggcacttataaattctcgAAAATGGTACTCccattgagcgatttgatatatatatatgagaaaaagctatgcatagactcatggggatgtgcGTAGGGGGACAGTCCAAAGGTTTAGCAAACCGCACTTGTCGGGTTGACTTGATAACCGATAAATGAGACTCATCagtcatagggcaggcattcatcatatgcatctatgtgacattgtttgggtgtgcatattgtacttggtttgcctatgtgaataattctatctaattgctaattgctctacttgatgtaactgcttaATTCTGCTTGAACATccctacttgtgtttgtgactaaAATTGGTTGGATTATAGTaaattggatgttgattgagcTGTTTGGGCCTAAAGCCATGTTTGGTTTGTGTTgtggtttagtaaagtatgaaatatcaagctggttcagcatagacttaatgaacccaTGCTtagaacaggttggtcattcatactattAGAAAACTTTTTAAGATCTTTTTATCTGAAAAGTGAGTTTCTAATTTTTGGAAATTAACTGATTTTCTTTaaaattcttttgaatttttggtgGTTAAACCATCGGTTTTCAAAGGATGCATAAGACAAAGATAATCACTGagtttgaaaatgattttcttattaaatatcttcatATGATAATTCTGAAAACTCTGTGGTGAGACCGTATGGTTAGGTTCTCATCCCCTAcaactttatcttttcaggagACGGATGACGAGGCTTATGAAGAGTTTTATTGCGTTTTGTTTATTCGATGTTATTGTTTTAGTTATTAGTTACTTTtttcctcgcctttatctttacgAGTTTTTTTAAGAGGGATAGGGATTTGATTATGTAATgcttgtaaaattatatatataagtattgatatttgtatggatgtatgttatcttttaaaaattcttttgGGTGGTAATAcgatttaagttttaaacagactcatattttagtattaaatattataagagtgGTCGTAATACctaagctatcagagtggcgcagtcgAAAGCGTGATATTTTGCTAGTTAGGGTATTACAGATAGTTTCTTGAGCAAAAGcaatttcattcttttcttttcttttcatgttGAAGAAGTAACAAGAAGCAACTACTACTTATTATGAACAATTTTTATTCCATCATCAAAATAGAAGAATCAATGATTCCAAAAGCTATGTAATTATTGTTAGTTAAATTGCAATTGGTTTAAACAAATCATCATTGTTAATCACTCTATTAGGAAAAATCATCATTGACTAACATTGACTAACACGCGCGTGATGTTCTgtattttggttttgttttttaCTTATGTGGGATAAGCTTTTTTGATTTGTCATTCATATGGTTTTTGTTGAAGTAACATCTGTTTAGTATGGAAAAAGAACATCCCAATATCTGACAAAAGTAACATTCACTTAGATCTTTGCAAAAACAAATATGTACCTACAGGGAGAAACATGCCGAGTAGGACTTAAAAAAAGGGTCAtgtaattcttaaagaaatacaaTCATCCACAAATgcaaaacataagaaaaataaaaaaatgtataaagtaACATCTATTtagtaagaaaaagaaacatcctgATGTTTAACAGAAGTAATATTCATTTAGATCTTTGTAAAAAGAATCAAGTGCCTACACGGAAGAACATGACGAGTAGGATTTTAAAAAAAGGTCAtacaattcttaaaaaaatatagacATCCACAACTGCAACACAAGAAAACTCAAAAAATGTATAAAGTAATATCCATTTAGTATGCAAAAGGAACATCCTGATACTTAACAAAAGTAACATCCACTTAGATCTCTGCAAAAATAATTAGGTACCTTTTCAGAGAAACGTGCCGAATAGgatttaaaaagaaaaggatatgCAATTCTTAGAGAAATATAGACATCCCCAACTGCAACACAAGAAAACTCGAAAAATGTATAAAGTAAAATCCAGTTAGTATGCAAAAGGAACATTCTGATGCTTAAAAGAAGTAATATCCACTTAGATCTTTACAAAAACAATCGGGTACTTACTTGAAAAAACATGTCAAATAAgatctaaaaaaaagaaaaatgtatcAAAAGTGTCTCAAACGATGATGACATCCCATATATGCATTATCATGAATTTTCTAGGTATCCTTATTCTTTTATGGTATGACCTTGAAAACTCCATGTCTTCTGCAATGGATGGCAAAGaagggaaaaaagaaagagaaggataaGTTCCATAGCCGAATCCACATGTGTGTTTGTGTGTCTTGATGGTGGCACGAGATGGTCGGCGGTGAGACGCAGTGGGACGGCGAGACTTTTCAGCAACACAAATCAAGTGATTTTTCCGTAAAATGCAACATTCCCAAACTCAATAAAGAATTACCCACATACATAGTAAAACGAACATCCTTTTTATGTGAACAGAAACATCTAAAAATTGGAGAAAAAAAAAGGTTCCTAATTTATCATCTTTCAATAACAGAATCAATTGTGATTGACATACAACATACAACCCAGTTGAACATGTACAAGTAGAGTCAACTAATTACAGTTATGTCCAATAAATTCGAAAACCATCTGAGGAAAAAACCAGCAGGCTCCGGACTCTGTGTTTCTGCCATTTTTTCCATCTTAGTAAAAAAATAGCTAGTTTAAAAGAAAACACATTTCAATTTCTTCAATCAAACCTCTAATCTTAGACAACAGTAACATCCAATAAATCGAAATTCATTGTATATGATTGTGTCATTATATGCATATGATCTAATACAAAATCCACTTACAACTAATTTACTCATACAAAAATCAATCAAGTAACACCCATGAATAGATACTAACCGATTAGTATTGTCAGGTGAGGCTTCAAGGTGCGAGTAGGAGGAGCCCGATGCGGCATTCATCGAAGCAGAGAAGCCAACATCAATGGCGCTGCGACAATGACATGCAGCAGCGTCGGCACACTGTGGGTGAGAATCAGACCTCGTTGGCTGCTCGCACGTGAGCGGCACGATGGCGCTGCGGCGGTCTGGGCCGAACTTCTGACGAACGCGGCTGGTATCACATCGACTGAAATGGGGGCGTTACGGCGGTTTGGTGCGACTTCCGATGCCAGCTGTTGCTCGCACGTGGACGAACGGAGGCGCTGTGGCAGTTGACGGCGAATGAGAAAGGCATCCGATGAACCTGGTTGGCAGGCGTTCCGTTGGATGGTTTAGGATGATGTTGAAGTGAAACGATGAAAAGGGGAGTTTAGCTAGGGTTAATTTGGTTCACCGGTAAATTGGGATGTTGCTTCTTGCTTGTACGATAAAATGGGTTTTAGGGTCCAGCCCAATAAGTAGGGGTGTCAAAAATTCCTAGGAGGCGGGGATCCCCGCAGGGACCGCCCCGAATGGGGCCCCGATGATGGGAAATTTTTCCCGTGGGGATGGGGATGAAGAGCGAAATTCCCCCGAGACAAGCGCagggacccgagcggggatccctGCCCCATCCCCGATAATTCCCCGAATGTTTGAAATTTCTTAAATAACCTTACTTTATTTCTAACATAGGGTTTTTTAAGTAATTTCACCAAttaaaaaaccctaaccctattatTCAGTCTTCCCTACTCACTGTGTTGTTTGCTGCGCCATCTACTCTCTATTCCCAATCCCAACTCTCTTCCATCTCTACTTTGTTCAAACTCCAAAACTCCCACAGCACCATACGATGTTCTCTCCCACAGCCCCAACTCTCTCCAGTTTCCACTTGATGTTAAAgactatatcttttttttttagaataaaaattgtattttaagattttattttatggactatAATTTACTATGTTGTATTTGTAGACTTATAATcttggataagatatgtttgtgtgtttgtaatagtattttctattttcttttttatttttttgatattttttactataattttcatatgaatgttAAACATAAGAGGATGGAAAATGGGACCCCGCAGAGAATACTGGAGAACGCGGGGAATGGGGATGGGGACAATTATCCCCTCACGACGGGAATCGGGGCAGGAATGAGAATTAATTGTAGGGGTGGAGACGGGGAGCAaggaggcatcccccgccccattgacatccctaccaATAAGAATTGGTTAGACCCTTTTGCGGAATTGTAATTTTAAACATCAAtttattgtaaaattttttaatttacactTTATAAGGCTAAACAACTATGGCAACCCTCTACCAGTTTACCTTCGCAGAGATAATAATAAGAGTGAAGATTTTCCTGAGGAACTTGCAATAAGGTTGCTTGAGTACATATGAAGCAATTGGTAAATAAGTTTCATCGTTCTATTTTTCATCCTTCTTACCAGCTTGTGTGTCTTTTTTTTCGTCTCCAACCTCTATCTTCCTCCAGATTTGCATCATCGTATCTCTGCCATTGAATATCTATTTGGTTTATCCCATACAAAAACGAAATGCAACCTAAGGTATCCTCTGCCAAAGACATAAttaatcttttctttttgtacatATATATTTTAGGGAGCTAAAATATCTAATCAATATGAAGATACACACGTTATTTAATCGTTAAAATAAACATCTATCAATAAACACGTAAATCATTTGGTATAAGATTATGTTAGCTTAGTTAGATCTTCAATTCAATTATCCAATTAATTGTGTTAAAATTTCAAATGAAGAACTTTGTCATGCATCCAAATCATTATTCCTTCCCGATTTGAGGAGAATCACCCCCTACAGAAGATGAATACTAGTGATTTATGGtcaacaaaatttaaattcaacaTCTCCAACGAAAGTAtggttgtttattttttttcttaagttCTCGAGCTTTGAACATTTATTAACATATAACAATTTAATGGAATAGATGAGAAATAAAATCTTTCAATTCTGTCGTGGTATATGAATTCGTTTTTTGGTGCAACGTGACATGACATGAAAGAAGTGTCAATGAATTGATTGAGGAGAATTTGATGTGCACTACCCATCTTCTAAACGCTAAGTACAATTTGTAAATACCTTTCTCACTAGAAATCATTTGCAATTTGCAACTTGCAAAGTAGTGGAAGGTGGCCATCAACTATGCTTTCAAATCAAATACGTTGATATTGAGTTTGATTCTTAAATGCTATCACTGTCACACATCTAAGCCATTCATTTTATATCAGCAAGGGTTCTTAATAACCTCTAAAACTGATTCTTGTTACATAGCTTAATAACAAATATCAAACATCCCAACAAATTTCAAATCCTAACAAAATTTCATCTCTTAAATTTCAGATATTCAAACAGATTTAAGAAGATACACCATAAAAATACACATCTCAAAAACATACTAATCTTATCATGATATATAAAAAGAGGAGTGTTAAGGAAGtcagcagaatttgtgatttataGCCATCAATTAGTGATCAATAATAtgtttaatggtgtgaaattacaTCTAATGATGGAgaattattcatttttcttttgttgaatAAGTGTtggctaaattttaataaaaatgctagCCTCTAGACTTTCTCGTATAAAAATTTGTTGTGATTATTTGTGTGTACATGCAGATCGCACATATGCAAActcttaaaatataaaaaatttgttataatatATGCAAACtctataaatataaaaagtttGTATACACTTTTCATAGCAAAATAATAAAACTTTCACAATAGaatacttaaatttttttctgaacactaaatatatattattctacTATAGCTGTTTTTTGTTTCTGGTTTTACTACGTAGCGCACGCGCGcacacatatataaataatttccTAATATCTATAAAGGACGACcactttttttatcatattttacgtgccaaacatattttaaatacgATATTCATTTGACATCCGTTCGATATGCATGTTTTTTGTGTCTAatcatatcttaataaaaaataaaaaaattttttagacatGCTTAGATAAACCTAAATATCACTACATGTCTGGCcttattcttaatatgtatttttgaaatgaatttaaaaattatatatattattaattattaaaacaaaattattttaaatattttatataattaaaaaatattaaaaataattaaattttaatttatattttaatatcaataaaatattaaaatattattataatttatctataatatatatatatatatatatatatatatatatatatatatttatcctGTATTATGTTATATCCCGTATCCGTATGTGCATCATAGCCTAACATTGATGGAAATTTTTTGCTTTACTCTTAACTTCTTGTCAGTACTAAGTGAAGAAAGTTCCTAGCTAACGatggaatcaaaagaaataaaaaagtttttgatAAACATGGTTTAAATCAAGTTGGAGAAGCAAAGTACAAAGTCACAAAACTACAGCAGAAGAGGACGGTGTCacgattttaataaaaatgaagAGTTCTTCCTTCTTTTTATGTTGGTAA
Coding sequences within it:
- the LOC112801013 gene encoding uncharacterized protein, translated to MAQPLSLNPAATIASSIATVGVVVLSFWAPETVLWPLEPWFEPLPFCMVVAPWLWVMFQLLRVAIEAAAAAGQEEKGVFDAFYSFRVSTIKETDDEAYEEFYCVLFIRCYCFSY